ATCCAGATCAAGTCCCTGCAACCGTCGCAGGCAGAGCGTGAGTCCTGGAAGCCCTGCATCAGCAATCAGCAGATTGGAGCCTGAACCGATCACGCGGAGGGGTAACCCTTCATTGGTTGCCCAATGAAGCAGGGTGGGAATCTGCTTGGCCTCATTCGGTTCGGCCAGCCATTGCGCCGGTCCGCCCACTCGCCATGTTGTGTAGTGGGCCAGGGAAACCCGCTCCTGCAGGATTCCCATGTCCTTCAGGTCTCTCAAGCTGTCAGTGTCGACTGACATGACGTCTGCTCCTGAAATGAGTTCGGTGAAAGCCGCGACCAGAGACTGTTCACATCACCGGCTCCCATCGCCAGAACGAGGTCATCAGCACAGCTGTGTTCCCGAACCAGATCAGCCAGCTCGTCCATGGTCTCGGCCACCAGAACCGTCTGATCGGAACTATGTTGCTGAATGCATGACGCCAGGCCTGAGCTGCTGACACCGGGGATGGGGGCTTCACCAGCTGAGAACACCGGAGCCAAGACAACGATGTCGACGTTGGAGAGCGCCAGCGCGAATTCATTCTGAAATTCCTGCGTGCGGCTGTATCGATGGGGTTGAAACACGGCCATCAGTCGTTTCGGGCTGCGTGGCAGCGGGCTTCGCCCACTGGACACCATGAGAGTGGCCATCGCCAGGGTCGCAGCCACCTCACTGGGATGATGGGCGTAGTCGTCCACCACCAGACGTCCCTGCCAGTCGCCGCGATAGTCGAAGCGGCGACCAGGTGTCTTGAGCTCGTTGAGGTGTTTGACCAGACGCTCGAGAGGGATTCCCTCCAAACGGCAGGCAGCGAGAGCTCCCAGGGCATTGCTCAGGTTGTGAATGCCTGGCAGCGGCAACGTAATTTGACCGACGTACTCGGATTGTTCATAGAGATCTGCAACCGTGTGGTCGCCCTCGAGGGCTACCGGCAGAGCGGCGAAATCAACGTTGTCGCTGCGTTGCACTGACCACCAGGCATCAGCTTGGAAGTGTTCGCTCAGGATCGGGTCGTCCTGATTGGCAAGCAGTCGACCGCAACCGGCTGCGAAGCGCCGCATGGTGGTGATCAGATCATCCAGATCCCTGTAATGGTCAGTGTGATCCAGTTCCAGATTGGTAATCACGCCCAGGGTTGCGTTGAATTTCACCAGGGAGCCGTCGGATTCATCGGCTTCTGCCACCAGCAGACGGCCTGAACCTGCATGTCCATTGCTTCCGTAGCAGGGAACGATGCCACCGATCACAGCGGTGGGATCTTCTCCAGCACTGTGAAGAAGTGAGGTAACCACCGTGCTCGTGGTGGTCTTGCCATGACTGCCCGCAACCGCGATTGAAGGCTGTTGATCGATCAGGGCAGCGAGCAGATCGGAGCGGTGCCAGACAGTCAGTTGCGATTGGCGGGCTGCAGCCAGTTCCGGATTGCTGTCA
Above is a window of Synechococcus sp. BIOS-E4-1 DNA encoding:
- the murC gene encoding UDP-N-acetylmuramate--L-alanine ligase: MSRSLDSPSSVHFIGAGGIGMSALARILLSRGHRVSGSDRRMSPAMEALQSLGMVAFSSQTAQNFDELKKRGVATPLVVISSAIPDSNPELAAARQSQLTVWHRSDLLAALIDQQPSIAVAGSHGKTTTSTVVTSLLHSAGEDPTAVIGGIVPCYGSNGHAGSGRLLVAEADESDGSLVKFNATLGVITNLELDHTDHYRDLDDLITTMRRFAAGCGRLLANQDDPILSEHFQADAWWSVQRSDNVDFAALPVALEGDHTVADLYEQSEYVGQITLPLPGIHNLSNALGALAACRLEGIPLERLVKHLNELKTPGRRFDYRGDWQGRLVVDDYAHHPSEVAATLAMATLMVSSGRSPLPRSPKRLMAVFQPHRYSRTQEFQNEFALALSNVDIVVLAPVFSAGEAPIPGVSSSGLASCIQQHSSDQTVLVAETMDELADLVREHSCADDLVLAMGAGDVNSLWSRLSPNSFQEQTSCQSTLTA